A portion of the Blastopirellula sediminis genome contains these proteins:
- a CDS encoding LAGLIDADG family homing endonuclease — MARPIKVPELVAREVGDVMIVEKTSERKNGRYLYLCKCVYCEREFKAVPKEVRADRWICGCMRGRRTARIHHVGNALDSTELYYLAGFFDGEGYIGIQKVSRSDRANRVSYQARAIIGHTSVELLNKLREMTGLGKIFFHGPETDRRKESHQLSWTPNDLRALLPQLLPCLYLKRQQAELVSKYLSFAGQVNHKDAVAVAEYNAKCEEIYDQVSILNRRGESKEPAIAHFPVVPLEEKKWLAYLAGLIDGEGTLTIRKSHRAHRQGRVTYNAMATIPSTNYSLLNRIMGWTGGVIREKLKRSDNHKQCFELHLGPTELRQILPGLKPLLLLKQSQAKLLMEHLEVAGHFNRKDPNAVADYMSGREEVYQQLKKLNKRGT, encoded by the coding sequence GTGGCGCGACCAATAAAAGTTCCTGAGCTGGTTGCTCGAGAAGTAGGCGACGTCATGATTGTTGAAAAGACGAGCGAAAGAAAAAATGGGAGGTATCTGTACCTTTGCAAATGCGTCTATTGCGAAAGGGAATTCAAAGCCGTGCCAAAGGAGGTGCGAGCTGACCGGTGGATTTGCGGATGTATGCGTGGTCGTCGCACAGCTAGAATCCACCATGTGGGGAATGCTTTAGACTCGACTGAGTTATACTATCTGGCCGGTTTTTTTGACGGTGAAGGTTACATCGGAATTCAGAAGGTGTCCCGAAGTGATCGTGCTAACCGAGTGAGTTATCAGGCTCGTGCAATTATCGGACATACGAGCGTAGAATTACTAAATAAGCTACGCGAAATGACCGGACTTGGAAAAATCTTTTTTCACGGTCCTGAAACTGACCGCCGAAAAGAGAGTCACCAACTCAGCTGGACGCCCAACGATCTAAGAGCATTGTTGCCTCAGTTGCTGCCCTGTCTCTATTTGAAACGGCAACAAGCGGAATTGGTATCGAAGTATTTGTCCTTCGCGGGTCAAGTCAATCATAAAGATGCTGTCGCTGTAGCTGAATACAACGCAAAGTGCGAGGAGATCTACGATCAAGTCAGTATCCTGAACCGCCGAGGGGAAAGCAAGGAGCCAGCAATTGCCCATTTTCCGGTGGTTCCGCTTGAGGAAAAGAAATGGCTAGCCTATCTAGCTGGCCTGATCGATGGCGAGGGGACGCTTACTATTCGAAAAAGTCATCGTGCTCATAGGCAAGGACGAGTAACGTATAATGCTATGGCCACAATTCCGAGCACGAATTATTCGTTGTTGAATCGGATTATGGGTTGGACCGGAGGTGTGATTCGCGAGAAATTGAAGCGAAGTGACAATCACAAGCAATGCTTTGAACTTCACTTAGGTCCAACCGAACTGCGTCAGATTCTGCCTGGCTTGAAGCCATTGCTTTTGTTGAAGCAATCACAGGCGAAACTGCTTATGGAACACTTGGAAGTCGCAGGTCATTTTAATCGGAAGGATCCGAATGCCGTTGCAGACTATATGAGTGGTCGGGAAGAAGTCTATCAACAGCTTAAGAAACTCAATAAGCGTGGCACATAG